Proteins from a genomic interval of Narcine bancroftii isolate sNarBan1 chromosome 12, sNarBan1.hap1, whole genome shotgun sequence:
- the LOC138746982 gene encoding zinc finger CCCH domain-containing protein 10-like produces the protein MPDNGTEEAGPSTDDICRDFLRNVCNRGKRCKFRHPDANEMSTLGLLSSDLPVNKGEIPICHDYQKGDCQRGPKCKFLHVKRDEYGYENQGMAHSQVFSPLARRYDRYDDLYSRGYDADPYDGYDAHMKRRRLEGMGFEVYDYGMQNPGAADYRFLKEENLMLQKRVEDLQKQVSNLMATNDLLLEQNANLRNQVKMGMMTPMTPMTSMTAMTPTPTATAGRFTTQ, from the coding sequence ATGCCAGATAACGGCACCGAGGAGGCTGGCCCCAGTACAGATGATATTTGCCGTGACTTCCTGCGCAACGTCTGCAACCGCGGTAAGCGCTGCAAGTTCCGTCACCCAGACGCTAATGAGATGTCCACCCTTGGCCTTTTATCTTCCGATCTACCTGTTAATAAAGGTGAGATTCCGATCTGCCACGACTATCAGAAGGGTGACTGTCAAAGAGGGCCCAAATGTAAATTCCTGCACGTAAAGCGCGACGAGTATGGTTATGAAAACCAAGGTATGGCGCACAGCCAAGTGTTTTCTCCCTTGGCACGCAGATATGATCGCTATGATGACCTCTACTCAAGAGGTTATGATGCTGACCCCTATGATGGCTACGATGCCCACATGAAGAGGAGAAGGCTGGAGGGCATGGGGTTCGAAGTGTACGACTACGGCATGCAGAATCCAGGTGCAGCTGACTACCGGTTTCTGAAGGAAGAGAATCTCATGCTCCAAAAGCGCGTTGAGGATCTCCAAAAGCAGGTGTCAAACCTGATGGCCACCAATGATCTCCTTCTGGAGCAGAATGCAAATCTCCGCAACCAGGTGAAGATGGGAATGATGACTCCCATGACCCCCATGACCTCTATGACAGCTATGACCCCCACACCCACTGCAACAGCTGGGCGATTCACCACCCAGTGA